The Streptomyces albofaciens JCM 4342 genome has a segment encoding these proteins:
- a CDS encoding non-ribosomal peptide synthetase, with protein sequence MSPSREERIAALPEHLRALLRSRLSGAAGTDEAAEADVVRPVPRGGPLPMSFAQQRMWFLQEFDPLAVGYNSSFALRLRGTLDTAALHRAVNAVVARHESLRTTFDSVDGTPVQIPHALVPIDLPVTELTCADPLEREQELRTAVERESARPFDLRTGPLLRTLLVRADERDHVLVLSLHHIVHDGWSLGLFTRQLGEAYDTALAGGDPHVAPAPVQYADFAVRQRERMSGGALDASLAYWKQQLDGVAPLQLPTDRPRPAVLSGAGGAHLFEVPADVVAGLRALTAQTGATLFMTLTAASQLLLARYARQEDIAVGTPVAGRGDSGELDELIGCFLNTLVLRGRVELELSFREFLLRTRETVLSAFSHEEVPFEQIVDAVQPDRDPSRMPLAQVLVVLQNMPEATLELSGLTVEVLQLPQASTGFDLVWAFEERPDGTLWAAAEYSADLFDAETVRRMSGHLVNLLRSVATAPDSRMGRLGLLTPAEHERLTRDWARNPLPPAEAGPVHAMVARRAAERPDAVAVRCGDRRLTYGELDAGANRLARRLGDEGVRAGDMVGVCCERGPDQVLATLAVLKAGAAFLPLHPAFPAARRSLMLSETGASLVLTETALLDGFAGGGVRTLAVDAERPRLAAYDATEPDTARTRPEDLAYIIYTSGSTGTPKGVLLRHGGLANMIDASRRKLGAGPDMTVCQLSSPSFDGAVWETFTGLASGAVLALPDDPAEALGSAQIARLADGRPTVLSLPPAALAAVEPRALPGGSVVLAVGDRCPADLARTWSRSHRFINGYGPTENSVGATMYEGDGTERADAADRLPIGRPLPNVEVYVLDAFGNPVPAGVTGEIHLGGAQVAAGYLGRPGLTERRFVAHPFGDDPEARLYRTGDLAAWLPDGKLDFRGRVDDQVKIRGFRVEPGEIEAAMARHPGVAQAAVVVRPGPRGKRLAGYVVPASGEGATLAAEVRELLSGELPAFMVPSTLTVLPELPLTTNGKVDRAALPEEQPGGERTVTRPSGPVETALAEVFASVLGVGEVGADDDFFELGGDSILSTQVVARARQAGLRITTKELFQYKTVAGLARVARAEDAGGGVDDDAHRTGPVPLTPVQHWFFAHHTVNPHHFNQSVLLELVPGAGTEALRRALGLLMERHDALRTRFVYEDGSWRQEIGAEAAGRWHFRQVDLTGLGEADAAARTEEETVAAQRGLHLTDGPLVRAVLFDRGPGRARRLFLTIHHLVVDGVSWRVLLDDLRRAYTQLAAGQDADLGPRSTSFGQWAHRLHAHTATGGFDDELAYWRGLPAADEPADTGTFAERGTVHDGLDAADTEVLLRRVPGVLRAKVDEVLLAMLGQALSGWDGTGPTLVDLEGHGREDILDGVDLSGTVGWFTTIYPVALDVPKDAAPKDAVRAAKRQLRTLPRHGIGYGALRHLTSGADPAGPALPPAHARIAFNYLGQWDGQLPDGDALIARHLDHGGHDHEPAERQLYELEIVAAVEHGRLDLSCAYSPARHDAAVVAGLLRTVSDGLRELVRSCA encoded by the coding sequence ATGTCCCCCTCGCGTGAGGAACGCATAGCGGCGCTGCCCGAGCACCTGCGAGCGCTGCTGCGCAGCAGGCTCTCCGGCGCCGCCGGGACCGACGAGGCCGCCGAGGCCGACGTGGTCCGCCCGGTGCCGCGCGGCGGCCCCCTGCCCATGTCCTTCGCCCAGCAACGCATGTGGTTCCTCCAGGAGTTCGACCCGCTGGCGGTGGGCTACAACTCCAGCTTCGCGCTCCGGCTGCGCGGCACGCTGGACACCGCCGCGCTGCACCGGGCGGTGAACGCGGTGGTCGCCCGCCACGAGTCGCTGCGCACCACCTTCGACTCCGTGGACGGCACGCCCGTGCAGATCCCGCACGCGCTGGTCCCCATCGACCTGCCGGTGACGGAGCTGACCTGCGCCGATCCGCTCGAACGGGAGCAGGAGCTGCGGACGGCGGTGGAGCGGGAGAGCGCCCGGCCGTTCGACCTGCGGACCGGCCCGCTGCTGCGGACGCTGCTGGTGCGGGCGGACGAGCGGGACCACGTCCTGGTGCTGAGCCTCCACCACATCGTCCACGACGGCTGGTCGCTCGGGCTGTTCACCCGGCAGCTCGGCGAGGCGTACGACACCGCGCTGGCCGGCGGTGACCCGCACGTCGCGCCCGCCCCGGTGCAGTACGCGGACTTCGCCGTACGGCAGCGGGAGCGGATGTCCGGCGGCGCCCTGGACGCCTCGCTCGCGTACTGGAAACAGCAGCTGGACGGGGTCGCCCCGCTCCAGCTGCCCACCGACCGGCCGCGGCCCGCGGTGCTGTCCGGGGCGGGCGGCGCACACCTCTTCGAGGTGCCCGCCGACGTGGTCGCGGGGCTGCGCGCGCTCACCGCGCAGACCGGCGCCACCCTCTTCATGACGCTGACCGCCGCGTCCCAGCTGCTCCTGGCCCGCTACGCCCGCCAGGAGGACATCGCCGTCGGCACCCCGGTGGCCGGCCGCGGCGACAGCGGCGAACTGGACGAGCTGATCGGGTGCTTCCTCAACACCCTCGTCCTGCGCGGCCGGGTCGAACTGGAGCTGTCCTTCCGGGAGTTCCTGCTGCGCACCCGCGAGACCGTGCTGAGCGCCTTCAGTCACGAGGAGGTGCCCTTCGAGCAGATCGTGGACGCGGTGCAGCCGGACCGCGACCCGAGCCGGATGCCGCTGGCCCAGGTCCTCGTCGTCCTCCAGAACATGCCGGAGGCGACGCTGGAACTGTCCGGGCTGACGGTGGAGGTGCTGCAACTCCCCCAGGCCAGCACCGGATTCGACCTGGTGTGGGCCTTCGAGGAGCGGCCCGACGGCACCCTGTGGGCGGCCGCCGAGTACAGCGCGGACCTCTTCGACGCGGAGACGGTACGCCGGATGTCCGGCCACCTGGTGAACCTGCTCCGGTCGGTGGCCACCGCGCCGGACTCCCGCATGGGCCGGCTCGGCCTGCTCACCCCGGCCGAGCACGAGCGGCTGACCCGCGACTGGGCCCGCAACCCGCTGCCGCCCGCCGAGGCCGGTCCGGTGCACGCCATGGTGGCCCGGCGCGCCGCCGAGCGCCCCGACGCGGTCGCGGTGCGCTGCGGGGACCGGAGGCTGACGTACGGGGAGCTGGACGCCGGGGCCAACCGGCTCGCCCGCCGCCTGGGCGACGAGGGTGTACGGGCCGGTGACATGGTCGGCGTGTGCTGCGAGCGCGGCCCCGACCAGGTGCTGGCCACGCTCGCCGTCCTGAAGGCCGGTGCCGCGTTCCTGCCGCTGCACCCGGCCTTCCCGGCCGCCCGCCGGTCCCTGATGCTCTCCGAGACCGGCGCGTCCTTGGTGCTGACCGAGACCGCGCTGCTCGACGGGTTCGCCGGCGGCGGGGTGCGGACGCTCGCGGTCGACGCGGAGCGGCCCCGGCTCGCCGCGTACGACGCCACCGAGCCGGACACCGCCCGCACGCGTCCGGAGGACCTGGCCTACATCATCTACACCTCGGGCTCCACCGGTACGCCCAAGGGCGTGCTGCTGCGGCACGGGGGCCTGGCCAACATGATCGACGCGTCCCGGCGGAAGCTCGGCGCGGGGCCCGACATGACGGTGTGCCAGCTGTCCTCGCCGAGCTTCGACGGGGCGGTCTGGGAGACCTTCACCGGTCTCGCCTCGGGCGCCGTGCTGGCGCTGCCGGACGACCCGGCGGAGGCGCTCGGCTCCGCGCAGATCGCCCGGCTGGCCGACGGGCGGCCCACCGTGCTCAGCCTGCCCCCGGCGGCGCTGGCCGCGGTGGAGCCGCGGGCGCTGCCCGGCGGGTCGGTGGTCCTCGCGGTGGGCGACCGCTGCCCCGCCGACCTGGCCCGTACGTGGTCGCGCAGCCACCGCTTCATCAACGGCTACGGGCCGACCGAGAACAGCGTCGGCGCCACCATGTACGAGGGCGACGGGACCGAGCGCGCGGACGCGGCGGACCGCCTGCCGATCGGGCGCCCGCTGCCCAACGTCGAGGTCTACGTCCTGGACGCCTTCGGCAACCCGGTGCCGGCCGGGGTGACCGGCGAGATCCACCTCGGCGGCGCTCAGGTCGCCGCGGGCTACCTGGGCCGCCCCGGCCTCACCGAGCGGCGCTTCGTCGCGCACCCCTTCGGCGACGATCCCGAGGCCCGGCTCTACCGGACCGGGGACCTGGCCGCCTGGCTGCCCGACGGGAAGCTGGACTTCCGCGGCCGGGTGGACGACCAGGTCAAGATCCGCGGCTTCCGGGTCGAGCCGGGCGAGATCGAGGCCGCGATGGCGCGCCACCCGGGAGTGGCCCAGGCGGCGGTCGTGGTCCGCCCGGGCCCGCGCGGCAAGCGGCTGGCGGGCTATGTGGTCCCGGCGTCCGGCGAGGGCGCGACGCTGGCGGCGGAGGTCCGCGAACTGCTGTCCGGCGAGCTGCCCGCCTTCATGGTGCCGAGCACCCTGACCGTGCTGCCGGAGCTGCCGCTGACCACCAACGGCAAGGTGGACCGGGCAGCCCTTCCCGAGGAACAGCCGGGCGGCGAGCGGACGGTGACACGGCCCAGCGGCCCGGTGGAAACCGCGCTGGCCGAGGTCTTCGCGTCCGTCCTGGGAGTCGGGGAGGTCGGCGCGGACGACGACTTCTTCGAGCTGGGCGGTGACTCGATCCTCTCCACCCAGGTCGTCGCACGCGCCCGCCAGGCGGGGCTGCGGATCACCACCAAGGAGCTGTTCCAGTACAAGACCGTCGCCGGGCTGGCCCGGGTGGCACGCGCCGAGGACGCCGGGGGCGGCGTGGACGACGACGCACACCGGACCGGGCCGGTGCCCCTGACCCCGGTGCAGCACTGGTTCTTCGCCCACCACACCGTCAATCCGCACCACTTCAACCAGTCGGTGCTGCTGGAGCTGGTACCCGGGGCCGGCACCGAGGCGCTGCGCCGCGCGCTGGGGCTGCTCATGGAGCGCCACGACGCTCTGCGGACGCGCTTCGTGTACGAGGACGGGAGCTGGCGGCAGGAGATCGGTGCCGAGGCCGCGGGCCGGTGGCACTTCCGGCAGGTGGACCTGACCGGTCTGGGCGAGGCGGACGCGGCGGCGCGGACCGAGGAGGAGACCGTCGCCGCGCAGCGCGGGCTGCATCTGACCGACGGGCCGCTGGTACGGGCCGTCCTGTTCGACCGCGGCCCCGGGCGGGCACGCCGCCTGTTCCTCACCATCCACCACCTCGTCGTGGACGGGGTGTCCTGGCGCGTCCTGCTGGACGACCTGCGCCGGGCGTACACCCAACTCGCCGCCGGGCAGGACGCGGACCTCGGCCCGCGGAGCACCTCCTTCGGGCAGTGGGCACACCGGCTGCACGCCCACACCGCCACCGGCGGGTTCGACGACGAACTGGCCTACTGGCGCGGCCTTCCCGCGGCCGACGAGCCGGCGGACACCGGCACCTTCGCCGAGCGCGGCACCGTGCACGACGGCCTCGACGCGGCCGACACCGAGGTGCTGCTGCGCCGGGTGCCGGGCGTGCTGCGGGCCAAGGTGGACGAAGTGCTGCTGGCCATGCTCGGCCAGGCGCTCAGCGGCTGGGACGGCACCGGGCCGACGCTCGTGGACCTGGAGGGGCACGGCCGGGAGGACATCCTCGACGGTGTCGACCTCAGCGGCACCGTGGGCTGGTTCACCACCATCTACCCCGTCGCGCTCGACGTGCCCAAGGACGCGGCGCCCAAGGACGCCGTGCGGGCGGCCAAGCGGCAGCTGCGCACCCTGCCCCGGCACGGCATCGGGTACGGCGCGCTGCGCCACCTGACGTCCGGCGCGGACCCGGCCGGACCGGCCCTGCCGCCCGCCCACGCGCGGATCGCCTTCAACTACCTCGGCCAGTGGGACGGGCAGCTCCCCGACGGCGACGCCCTGATCGCCCGCCACCTCGACCACGGCGGCCACGACCACGAACCGGCGGAACGGCAGCTGTACGAGCTGGAGATCGTCGCCGCGGTCGAGCACGGCCGGCTCGACCTGAGCTGCGCCTACTCCCCCGCCCGGCACGACGCGGCGGTGGTCGCCGGTCTGCTGCGGACGGTGTCCGACGGCCTGCGGGAGCTGGTGCGCTCGTGCGCCTGA